The sequence below is a genomic window from Polaribacter vadi.
ATGTTTTTGGAGTAGCGGAATTGACGAAAAATTTAATTCCGTTTTTACAAAAAGGAAGTCATGTTGTAACGATTAGTTCTATGGGTGGCGTTCAAGGAAGTATGAAATTTCCTGGTTTAGCAGCATATTCATCAGCAAAAGGAGCAGTTATTACGTTATCAGAATTATTAGCAGAAGAATACAAAGAACAACAAATTTCCTTTAATGTTTTGGCTTTAGGAGCTGTACAAACAGAAATGTTAGCAGAAGCTTTTCCTGATTATAAAGCACCTTTATCTGCAGTAGAAATGGCAAATTATATTTTTGATTTTTCTACAACAGGAAATAAATTTTATAATGGGAAGGTTTTGGAGGTTTCATCAACAACACCATAATTCAGTTGGCAGTAAAAAAAGTTAGCAGTACTCAGTAGTAAATAAGTAGATTTAAATATTGAATTCAAATTACCAAAATTTTGTTCCACCTAAAGCAATTCCATTTGTTCAATTTTTAATTGATGCACATTCTTTTGATTTATTAATTGTAAATCAACGCCAAACAAAACATGGCGATTTTAGAAAGTTGCCTAATGGGAAATATCAAATAACAGTTAACAACAACCTGAACAAACATCAATTTTTATTAACGTTAGTGCATGAAATTGCACATCATGTTACACATCAAAAATTCGGGAGAGTTCAGCCTCATGGACAAGAATGGAAAAAAGTTTTTCAGCATTTAATGTTGCCTTTTTTACGCCTAGAGATTTATCCGAAAGAAATGATTGGTCATTTAGCAAACTACTTAAAAAACCCAAAAGCAAGCACAGATTCTGATGTAAAACTTTCGTTGGCTTTAAGAGGAAATATCGCTGAGGAAGGTAAGAATTTTATTTTCTCACTTCCTTTCGGAACTTTATTCATTTTTAAAAATGCAGTTTATAAAAGAGGAAATATAAGAAGAACAAGAATTGAATGTTTAGAAATGAAGACTAAAAAAGTATATCTTTTTAATCAAAATGTGGAAGTAAAATTATACGAATAATTTTTACCTCCACATAAATCATCAATCTAAAAAAAAGTTATTTTTCTCTTTTGATAAATAAAGTATCTAACTTCATTTCTGCTTGCAACCAAGTTCTTAATTCTCGCTCTTTAGGCGCAATTATGCTATCTGCCATTTTTGCTCTCCATTTAATAGTTGCTACAGGAATGGTATCAATTTTAATAAAATCTTTAGAAAACAGCATTTTAGCAAAACCTATCTGCTGAATATCTGTATATCTAATTTTTGCATCTTTAGCAATGGTACTAAATGCAATTACTTTTTGATTGTTGTAAGAAGCATCTTGCTCAATCCTTTGGTTTAAGCTAGTTATTGTTTCTTGTAAATCTGTAATTTGTTTTTGTAAACCTGCAATAATATTTTTACTTTCTTGAAGCTCTTCTCTATTTTCTTTATAAGCTGTTGTAATTACCTCAAAACTCTTGGTATCACTATCTCTAACCTTTAAAGTGATTTCATTTAGATATTCATATCTTGGATCTGTTAACAAGCGGTTTTTCAAAGAATTTTCTTCAGCATCACTTACTTCATTAAAAAACTTTAACTCTAACGTTTTGGTTTCTTCATTATAATTAGGTTGCTCCATTAAAATATAATGATCATTAGATTTGATCTCATTTTTTGTAAACGCCTCTATTTGAGTCTTTATTTGATTTTCTTGAAATACATTAACAAATGTAAAAATAGCAGGAATCATTACAGCAATCCCAACTAAAGTCGCAATTGTAGAGGAGCGTTTTCTCTTAGCTGCATTTGCATATTTATGCATTGGAAAACGCAAAAATTTTAAAACTAAAAATGCTGCTAAAGCAATAAATATTGTATTAATTGTAAACAAATACATTGCTCCCAAAAAATAGTAGAAATTACCTTTTGCTAAACCATAACCAGCAGTACACAAAGGTGGCATTAACGCTGTTGCAATAGCAACCCCAAAAATTACTGAAGCAATAGTCCCTTTTTTAGTTCTAGCAACCATTAATGCTAAACCACCAAAAAAAGCGATTAAAACATCTCTAATATCTGGTTTTACTCTCCCTAATAATTCTGATGTATCTTCACTTAAAGGAAAAAAATAAAAGAACATAAAAGAGGCGAATAAACTTAAGCCAATCATAACCCCAAGGTTCTTTAAAGACTTTTTAAAGGTAGCAATATCATTTAATGCAAAAGACATTCCTAAACCTAAAATTGGGCCCATTAATGGCGATATTAACATGGCTCCAATTACAACTGCTGTAGAATCTGCATTTAAACCAATGGATGCTACAAAAACAGCGAAAATTAAAATCCAAGCTGTTGCACCTTTAAAAGGAATATCTGCTTTAATAGCGTCTATAGTTGCTGCATGATCAGTATCTTCTCTAAAGTCAAAAAGTTCTACAACAAATTTCTTAAGATTTTCAAAAAGACCTTTGGCATCTTTTTTTATATTTTCTGTAGAATCTTGCTCTTCTTTAGGAGGATGAGGCTTTATGTTTTTTTGGATATCTTCTTCCATTTTATAATAGTATCAATTTTGAAAGATACAAAAAAGTATTTCTATTTTAAATTGTTTTACTGTAGATAAATTTTTCTTATTTCTAATCGAAAATTCTCTTCTTTTTTATTACCAATAAGTAGTGCAATCTCTTCAATTTCGTTTGATGAAAAATTACTCATATCTAAATTTCTACCTCTAAAAGCAGGATACATATCAGATAAATTAATTTCAACAAACTCCCATTCTTTTGAGGTTTCGAAAGTTTGTATATAAGAATAATAATTTTGATAATTATCTTTTATCCTAAATTGATATTTTTTTCCATCACCTTTAATTTTTAAAATAACTTTAGAAAACTTTTCAACATTAATTTTATCAAATCGATATCTTAAAGAAGAGAATCCGCCATTATTTTCTAAAGATATTTCACCTGTATACAATCCATTTCCTTCTTCATTAATTTCAAAATTCCCAGAAGAGACACCTCCCATTACAACATCATCTACAACCCTCCAAGAAGAGATATTAGATTGCTTTGAAAACTCAAAAATAATATGCGCTGAATTATTCATAATTAGAAAAAATAAGATGATATAAAAGTATTTGTTCATTTTTCATCAAATTAAAACAAAAATAAAACTTTTAAAACTTTAGGTGAGTTAAATAAAAACTTTAAATAAAAAAACATTTTTCGTTTCAAATAAAAAAAAACTCTTAAAATCAAAAAAAGTTTGCAGAAAACTGCAAACTTTTTTATTTCTTGTGACCGGGCTGGGGCTCGAACCCAGGACCCTCTCCTTAAAAGGGAGATGCTCTACCAACTGAGCTACCAGGTCAATATCTTTTCCTTTAAGCGGGTGCAAATATAGAAGTTATTTTCAGAAAAACAAACATTTTTTTTAATTTGTTTCTTTTAAATATGCTTCTCTAACTTTCTTGAATAAATTAGAGGAATATACAAAACCTACAACAGCTTCATTATCAGTTTTAAACATCTCATCACTGCTTCCTTCCCACTCTTTTTTACCATCCTTTAAAAAAAGAATATTTTCTCCAATTTCCATTACAGAATTCATATCGTGGGTATTTATTACTGTTGTTATTTTATATTCGTCTGTAATTTCTTGAATTAAATTATCAATTACAGTTGCTGTTTGCGGATCTAAACCAGAATTTGGTTCATCACAAAACAAGTATTTTGGATTCATAACAATAGCTCTTGCAATAGCAACTCTTTTTTGCATACCTCCAGATAATTCTGCTGGTAATTTATCATTAGAGTTTTCAAGATTTACTCTATCTAAAACAAAATTTACTCTTTCCAACATTTCTGCTTGAGATTGTTTGGTAAACATTTTTAAAGGAAACATCACATTTTCTTCTACTGTTTGAGAATCGAACAAAGCACCTCCTTGAAAAACCATGCCTATTTCTTGACGCCATTGCATTTTCTCTTCAATACTAAAATTTGTATTTATTCTTCCATCAAAAGAAATAGTACCACTTTCTGGAATATGCAAACCTATTAAAGATTTTAAGAAAACTGTTTTTCCTGCACCACTTTGCCCAATAATTAAGCTCGTTTTTCCTGGTTGAAAAGTTGTAGTAATTCCCTTTAAAACTTCAACATCACCAAAACCCTTGCGTAAATCTTTTACTTCTATCATCTAAGTTAGTAACATTTGAGTTAATAAATAATTCATAATTACAATTAATATGGTAGTCCAAACTACAGATTGTGTACTTGCTTCTCCTACTGCAAGCGAACCTCCTTTTACATAATAACCATGATAGGAAGGAACAGTAGCAATTAAAAATGCAAACACTAACGTTTTTATAAGTGCATATACAATTAAGAAAGGTTTAAAATCTGATTGTAATCCTGTAATATAGTCTACACCTGAAAACAATCCAGATAAAACACCTGCTAACCAACCTCCGAAAATACCTAAAGCCATTCCTAAAATTATTAGAAAAGGATAAAAGAAAACAGTGGCAATTACTTTTGGCAATACTAAATGATTTAATGAGTTGATCCCCATGACATCTAAAGCATCAATTTGTTCTGTAACCCTCATAGTACCAATACTAGATGTTATATAAGAACCCACTTTACCTGCCAAAATAATAGAACAAAACGTTGGTGCAAATTCTAAAATTATAGATCTTTTTGCTGCAAAACCAATTAAGGATCTTGGTATAAAAGCACTATCCAAATTTAAAGCTGTTTGCAATGCAATTACACCTCCTATAAAAAAGGAGATAAACATAATAATTCCTAAAGACTTTAAACCAAGTTCTTCTATTTCCTTGAATAAAGCTTCACGAAAAATTCTACCTTTAAGCGGTTTTTTAAAAACCTGCCCTAGCATAATAAAGTATTTACCAATATGCTCTATGTAATTCATAGATTAAATTTTTGCGCTAAATTAATAAATAACATTTACACAATATATAATTAGTGCTATCAAAATAAAATTTAATTACTTTTGATGTTATATTAAAGTAACAACCTTATGAAAAACAGTATAATTTATCTATTTGCAATCGTAATTTTATTCTCTGGATTTAAAAGTGATGCTAAAAACCCAGAAAAACCCAAACTTGTTGTTGGTATTGTTATAGACCAAATGAGATATGATTATTTAACAAGATTTTATAGCAGATATGGAGAAAACGGATTTAAAAGACTTTTAAACAATGGGTTTTCTCTAGAAAACGCACAATATAATTATATACCAACATATACAGCAGTTGGTCATACCTCAATTTATACAGGTACAACTCCAGATAACCATGGAATAATTTCGAACAATTGGTATGACAAATTTTTAAAGGAATCTATTTATTGTGTAGATGATAATACGTATACAACTGTTGGAAATGATAGTAATGAAGGAAAAAAGTCTCCTTTTAGAATGCAAAGCACCACAATTACGGATCAGTTACGTTTAGCGCAAAATATGCAAAACAAAACTATTAGTGTTAGTATTAAAGACAGGTCTGCAATTTTACCTGCAGGACATACTGCTAATGGCGCATATTGGTTTGATGGCGGCTCAAGAGGTCAATTTATATCTTCTTCTTTTTATATGGATGCTTTACCTAATTGGGTAACAGATTTTAATAATTCTGGAAAAGCAGCTGCTTATTTAGAACAACCCTGGGAAACCCTTTATGACGTGAATACCTATAAAAATAGCATTCTTGATGATAATGTTTATGAAGGTAAATTTAAAGGTGAAACTAACAGCACATTCCCTCATAATATTCCTGCTTTAAAAAAGGATAATGGAAATTACAGTATTATTAAAGCAATTCCTGCTGGTAATTCTTTTACAGCAGATTTTGCAAAAGCTGCTATTATTGGTGAAAATTTAGGTAAAGGTGAATTTACAGATTTTTTAGCTGTGAGTTTTTCTTCTACAGATTATGTTGGACATCAATTTGGACCAACATCTGTAGAAATTGAAGATACTTATTTACGTTTAGATAAAGATTTAGCAGATTTACTTTCTTTTTTAGATAAAGAAATTGGAAAAGATAAATATACCGTTTTTTTAACTGCAGATCATGCTGCTGTTGATGTACCTGCGTATTTACAGTCTTTAAAAATACCTGCTCATTATTTTAGTAACAGAAAATTTAAAGAAGAAGTTTTAGAAATCACTCAAAAATATTTTAACTCGACAGAATTGATTGAGAACATTTCTAATTATCAAATATTTTTAGATAAAGACAAAATTGAATCTTTAGGACTAACAAAAAGTGTTGTTGCTGATAAATTAGTAGAAGAAATTATAAATCTTGATGGTGTTTACAAAGCAGTTACAGCAAAAACATTACAAACTGCAAGATTTACAGACGGAATTATGAATTCTTTACAAAATGGCTATAATCAAAAATATTCTGGAGATGTTTTAATGATTCCTTTTCCTGCAACTTTAACTGGAGGTAAAACAGGAACTTCTCATGGTTCTGGCTATTCTTATGATACGCATATTCCTATTATTTTTTACGGAAATGGTATTCAACAAGGAAGTTCTAAAAAACGTCATGAAATTATAGATATTGCACCAACTATTGCAAATTTATTGCAAATTGAAGCTCCAAATTCATCCACAGGAAAAATTATTGTGGAAGCTTTGAAATAATTTCTGAAGCTAACTTTTTAGTTTGATATTTATACATATCAAAAAAAATCAATTCAACCTTAAATTTAAAGTTGAATTGATTTTTTTTTGAAGTAATTCAGACAAATCACTTCTATTATTATCTCTCTGTTAAAGTTGTAAATTAAAAATAAATTATGAATTATTTTTTGGCAAAAATATTTCAGCCATCATACAACGTGCACTTCCACCTCCACAAGTTTCGATGGTTTCTAAAGAACTAGATATAATTTTACAATGATTTGTAATTCTAGCAATTTGACTTTGATTTAAACTATCATAAGCAGCTTGACTCATAATTAAAAAAAGTTCGTCATTTTCTCCTTTTAACTGCAGCATATTCCCTGCAAAATTATTCATCTGTTCTTCTGTAATTTCAATGATTTGCTTACCATCTTCCTTTAAATGTTTTACAACATTTTTACGTTCAGTTTTATCATCAATAGTATCTAAACAAATTACAGCAAATGTTGTTGCCACACACATCATAACATTGGTGTGATAAATAGCTACTCTTTTATCATTTACAGTTTGATTCGCAATAAAAACCACAGGTGTGTATTCAAAATCTTCGCAAAATTCAATAAAAAGTTCCTCATCTGCTCTTGCTGATAAAGCACAATATGCTTTTTTATTTACACGATCTAAAATAATGCTTCCTGTTGCTTCTAAGAACAAATTTTCTTCTTCTGCAGAAGTATAATCGACAACGTTTTCTATTAAAAAATCGTTTTTTTCTAATTCAACTAAAATATCATCTCTTCTTTCTAAACGTCTGTTTTCTGCAAACATTGGGTAGATTCCAACAGTCCCATCTGCATGAAAAGAAATCCAATTATTTGGAAAAACCGAATCTGGTGTATCAAACTCATCAGTATCAGAAAAAACAATTACATTGATTCCATAACTTTTTAATTTAAAAACAAAAGCATCAAATTCTTCTTGAGCTTTCTTATTTATTTCTGCATTTTTTAAATCGATATCTTCTTGAAAAAAATTATTTACAGCAGTTTGTTCGTTCTTCCTAAAGTTGATAGGACGAATCATTAAAATAGAATTAGTTGTTTGTTGCATATATATTTTATGAACAACAAAATTATCATTTTTTATGTTCATAGTGCTTAATTCATCAAAATAAAGTTCGAAAAATTGCGGAGTGTTTTTTTAAGCTTTTAATTACAATGTACTGTTTCTATTTTTCTAAACAAATCAAATTTAAAACTAAAGATTTTGAGAATTGTTTAAATATTTTGAATACCTACAAACCTTTTTTCGCTTATAAATAGAACTAAAAATAGTGCTTATAAATTCAGTTTCCACAACTAAAACCATTAAAATCTAAGCTAAATAATTTAGTTTATATACCTTTGAAAAAAATAAATTAAAATATTTTAAAAATATATTTAACTGTTTTGCATGAATAGTTTTCTTTAAAATATAGTTTCCATCCATTTTTATGAAAAAACAAATTACGATTATTGGTGGTGGAATTTCTGCTTATCTATTAGCATCAACTTTAGATGTTGAAAAATTTACAGTTACTATTTACGAAAAAAACAAAACAACAGGTCGTAAATTTTTAGTGGCTGGAAAAGGTGGTTTTAATTTAACACACTCAGAACATCTTGAAACATTCATTAAAAAATATACGCCAACTGACTTTTTAGAGAAATCTTTAAGAAATTTCACAAATGTTGATTTCAGAAATTGGCTCGACAATATAGGAATCCCTACTTATATAGGAAGCAGCAAAAGAGTGTACCCAAAAGAAGGCATAAAACCAATTGAAGTTTTAAATGCAATTCTAAAGCATTTGGAAGAAAGAGGAGTTTCTATAAAATACGAACACATTTTTTCTGATTGGGATAAAAACAACAATCCAATTATAAACGATAAACCAGTTCAATCAGATTACACCATTTTTTGTTTAGGTGGAGCAAGTTGGAAAATTACAGGTTCTGATGGAACTTGGCTGAATACTTTTGCTAAAAAAGAAATTAAAACAACTTCTTTTCAAGCTTCAAACTGCGGATTTGAAATTGATTGGAAACCAAATTTCATTGAAAAAAACGAAGGAATTCCTTTAAAAAATATTGCTATTTATTGTGATGATAAAATTCAAAAAGGAGAAGCTGTACTTACCAAGTTTGGTTTAGAAGGAAATGCAATTTATGGATTAAGTCCACAAATTAGAGAACAGCTAAGCACCACTAAAAACGCACTAATTTTTGTTGATTTAAAACCTTCTTTAAGTTTAGAAAATGTATATTCTAAAATAAAATCATCAACCTACAAAAACACAACTCAAATCTTAAAAAAGGAACTTAAATTGAGTTCAGCTCAAATAGATTTATTAAAAATTTATCTTTCTAAAGAATTGTACTTAAATGCAAAAAGCTTATCAGAAAACATTAAAAAATTTCCTTTAAAAATAACCAATACTGCAACAATTGACGAAGCAATTTCTACAGTTGGTGGAATCGATTTAAACGCAGTTTCAACTTATTTTGAACTCAAAAAAATACCAAATCAATTTTGTATTGGTGAAATGTTAGATTGGGACGCTCCAACAGGTGGTTATCTTTTGCAAGGTTGTGCAAGTATGGGTTTTTCTTTAGGGAAATATTTGAATGGGAAACATTAAATACAACTAGAAAAAAAGCAACAATGCAAAAAAGAATTATTATGAAAACAAGAAAAAGTTCGAAACTTTCAAAGTAAGAATAATAAAGAAAGACCGGTTGGAGTTTAAGATTATTAGTAAATACATAATCAAATAAAAATGTAAAAAAAATAACTAAAAGAGTTAATTTTACTGGTGAAATATTTAAGAGTGATCTAATTTTATTATTAAATAGAAAGTTTTTATTATTATAAAAAATATGAGCAAAAAATCATTAACAATTGTAGTTCTTTTAAATACAAGCATATTGCTATGTCAAACTATAAACTCTATAAAAGTAGATGGTTTAAAATCAGTTTTGGGAATTTATCAAATAGAATTAGAGCATTTTAAAGATAATAAATGGTCATATGGTCTTGGTTTTACTTTTGTGGACACATCTTTAAGATTATTTGCCAAAGATGAAACTAATTCTTTTGACGGGTTCAGTATTTCTCCATTTGTTAGATATTATAAAAATAATAACAAAAGTAACTCAGCATTTTATCAAAGTAATTTAAGGTATTTTAGTGTTGATTTAGAATCAGATGGAAAACCAAGAGAGAAAATGATTAGTTTAGATATTAATTACGGATATCAAATTAAACTATATAAAAAACTCTTTCTTGAAACTACAATTGGTATTGGTGCTATGTACTTTTTAGAAGGAAGTGAAACCTACAAAGCGGATTTTATTCCTTACCCAATGTTGAACTTGAACATCACTTATAAAATATAAATCAACAAACCCTACCTCCTCTTTTTAGGAGCTCTACTCACTTTCTTTTTTCTTCTATTAAAAGGAATGGCATCATCAAAAGTATGTTGTGCAGTTTTATGAGCAGTTTTATTCTTTTTCCAAGAATTATTTTCTGGCAATAAAACTTGTAACAAATCAGATCGTCCAACTTTAGTTAACGTATTTTTAATCCAATCTTTATTTTCTTTTTTATACCAAAAGAAAAATTTATGCTGATCTTCACGTTCCTTTTTAGTCTTTGGAGTTCTGGTTGGTTTTAAAGTATAAGGATGATATCCTGAGTAATAAATAACAGTGGCAACTGTCATTGGAGTTGGTGTAAAACCTTGTACTTGCTCCAATTGAAAGCCCATGCTTTTAGTTTCAGCAGCTAAATTTGCCATATCTTCTACCTCACTTGCTGGGTGACTTGATATAAAATAAGGAATTAATTGTAAGTTTAATTTGTTCTTAATATTTATCTTATCAAAACGTTCCTTAAACTTATGAAAATAAGTAAAAGAAGGCTTACGCATCAATTTTAAAACAGGGTCAGAAGTGTGTTCTGGAGCCACTTTTAAACGACCAGAAACGTGTTTTGTCATTACCTCTTCTGTGTACGCATCCAATTCTTTTGGATCTGCGTTTTTGTTGAATTCAGGCACCAACATATCATGTCGAATTCCACTACCAATAAAAGATTTTTTAATCTTTGGATGCTTATCAACTGCTTGATATAATTCCGTTAATGGTTTGTGAGACGTATCTAAGTTAGAGCAAATTACAGGCGAAATACAACTTGGTGCAACACATTTATCGCAAATAGATTGTACTTTACCTTTCATCTGATACATGTTTGCAGATGGCCCACCAATATCAGATAAATAGCCTTTAAAGTCTGGCATATTCGCCACTTTATCAACCTCTCTTAAAACAGATTCTTTACTTCTACTCGCAATAAATTTTCCTTGGTGAGCAGAAATTGTACAAAAACTACAACCTCCAAAACATCCTCTGTGAATATTTATTGAGAATTTTATCATTTCAAAAGCAGGAATTGGCCCACGCTTATCATATTTTGGATGTGGCAAACGTGTAAAAGGCAAATCGAAAGAACCATCAATTTCCTTTTCTGTCATTGTAGGAAAAGGTGGATTTATCACCAACGTTTTCCCTTCCACTTCCTGTAAAATTCTTCTTGCTTTTAATTTATTCGACTCTTGTTCAATCACTTTAAAATTAGAAGCAAACGTTTTTTTATCTTTTAAACAAGCTGTATGAGAGTTGATGGTTACATCTTCCCAATCATTTATAAAAGGTAATTTTTCTTGTTTTTGGTCAATTAAAACAGCAGTTTGTTTTATGTTTTTCAAACTGGAAAACGGAACACCTTTCTGCAATAATTCTACAATTTCACGCAAAGGTTGCTCACCCATTCCATACACTAACATATCTGCTTTCGATGTTTCTAAAATACTTGGCAACAACTTGTCAGACCAGTAATCGTAATGAGTTACACGTCTTAAAGAAGCTTCAATTCCGCCAATTAAAACTGGCACATCTGGAAATTTTTCCTTTAATATTTTCGAATATACAGACGTTGCATAATCAGGTCTAAAACCCTTATCTCCATTTGGAGTGTATGCATCTTTATCACGTCTTTTTTTGCTGGCAGTATAATTAGAAACCATAGGATCCATACAACCTCCAGTCGCTCCAAAAAACAATCTTG
It includes:
- a CDS encoding YgiQ family radical SAM protein, with amino-acid sequence MQETKKHQLTDWLPTTNREVKIRGWEELDVILFSGDAYVDHPSFGPAVIGRILESYGLRVAIVPQPNVNDNLQDFEKLGKPRLFFGATGGCMDPMVSNYTASKKRRDKDAYTPNGDKGFRPDYATSVYSKILKEKFPDVPVLIGGIEASLRRVTHYDYWSDKLLPSILETSKADMLVYGMGEQPLREIVELLQKGVPFSSLKNIKQTAVLIDQKQEKLPFINDWEDVTINSHTACLKDKKTFASNFKVIEQESNKLKARRILQEVEGKTLVINPPFPTMTEKEIDGSFDLPFTRLPHPKYDKRGPIPAFEMIKFSINIHRGCFGGCSFCTISAHQGKFIASRSKESVLREVDKVANMPDFKGYLSDIGGPSANMYQMKGKVQSICDKCVAPSCISPVICSNLDTSHKPLTELYQAVDKHPKIKKSFIGSGIRHDMLVPEFNKNADPKELDAYTEEVMTKHVSGRLKVAPEHTSDPVLKLMRKPSFTYFHKFKERFDKINIKNKLNLQLIPYFISSHPASEVEDMANLAAETKSMGFQLEQVQGFTPTPMTVATVIYYSGYHPYTLKPTRTPKTKKEREDQHKFFFWYKKENKDWIKNTLTKVGRSDLLQVLLPENNSWKKNKTAHKTAQHTFDDAIPFNRRKKKVSRAPKKRR